Proteins encoded together in one Phalacrocorax aristotelis chromosome 7, bGulAri2.1, whole genome shotgun sequence window:
- the LYSMD2 gene encoding lysM and putative peptidoglycan-binding domain-containing protein 2 isoform X1: MAESLREEPPGGPESEAELSQRLARTKARSYGSTASVAAPLAERYVEHRLSAGDTLQGIALKYGVTMEQIKRVNKLFTNDCIFLRKTLNIPVISEKPLLFNGLNSLESPENETVDNSPSCDEGLVTVQEESSSSPSPQEPDNQPTAPEELSAKDFLQRLDFQIKLSKQAARKLKDDNVREEEDEEGPYATSSYHH; the protein is encoded by the exons ATGGCCGAGTCGCTGCGGGAGGAGCCGCCGGGCGGGCCGGAGTCAGAGGCCGAGCTGTCACAGCGGCTGGCCCGCACCAAGGCCCGCTCGTACGGCAGCACGGCGAGCGTGGCGGCGCCGCTGGCCGAGCGCTACGTGGAGCACCGGCTCAGCGCCGGGGACACGCTGCAGGGCATCGCCCTCAAGTACGGCGTCACG ATGGAACAAATAAAGAGGGTAAATAAACTGTTCACTAATGACTGTATATTTCTGAGGAAAACCCTGAATATTCCTGTTATATCAGAGAAACCATTACTGTTCAATGGACTTAATTCACTGGAGTCTCCCGAGAACGAAACTGTTGACAACTCTCCTTCTTGTGATGAAGGACTAGTGACAGTTCAGGAAGAAAGTAGTTCTTCTCCCAGTCCTCAAGAGCCTGACAATCAGCCCACTGCACCAGAAGAACTATCTGCCAAAGATTTCCTACAGAGATTGGACTTTCAGATTAAGTTATCCAAACAAGCAGCCAGAAAACTAAAAGATGACAATGTCAG agaggaggaggatgaggaaggtCCCTATGCAACTTCTTCGTATCACCACTAG
- the LYSMD2 gene encoding lysM and putative peptidoglycan-binding domain-containing protein 2 isoform X2, with amino-acid sequence MAESLREEPPGGPESEAELSQRLARTKARSYGSTASVAAPLAERYVEHRLSAGDTLQGIALKYGVTRGGG; translated from the exons ATGGCCGAGTCGCTGCGGGAGGAGCCGCCGGGCGGGCCGGAGTCAGAGGCCGAGCTGTCACAGCGGCTGGCCCGCACCAAGGCCCGCTCGTACGGCAGCACGGCGAGCGTGGCGGCGCCGCTGGCCGAGCGCTACGTGGAGCACCGGCTCAGCGCCGGGGACACGCTGCAGGGCATCGCCCTCAAGTACGGCGTCACG agaggaggaggatga